Genomic segment of Paenalkalicoccus suaedae:
AATAAAGGAGTGTCTATCATGACAAAGCTTCCACCAGAAACAAATTCCTATTGGAGATCCTCAACGGACCCAACCACGTTTGACCAATTATCGAACGATTGCCAATTTGATGTGGCTATTGTTGGCGGTGGTATTACAGGGATTACAGCAGCCTATCTTCTCCAAAAGGCAGGTAAGAAATGCGTCCTTTTAGAAGCAGATCGATTATTTGCTGGAACGACCGGATACACGACGGCCAAAATAACGGCTCAGCACGATGCCATTTACGATGAATTAATCGGTCACTTTGGGCCAGATAGCGCTCGCCTTTATTATGACCTACAAATGAACGCAAAATCCTTCATCGAAGACACAATCAAATCAAATGAGCTAGAGTGTGGACTATCAAAGGAATCAGCTATTTTATACGCACGAACTAAAAAAGGATTAGAGACCCTACAAAAAGAGCAGGCAGCATATAAACGTCTGAATATACCTTTTACCGTCTCACAAACTCTACCCTTCAATGAACCTATTGAGCATGCGCTCATCATGCCTGATCAAGCACAGTTTCATCCGCTTCGTTATTTGAGCTTTCTCGCGGAAGAGTTTTTATCTGCCGGCGGGACAATCTTTGAACAAACTCCTATCGTTGAGTTTGTGGAGGAAACATACCCTGTGGTTGTAAGCGACAAAGGTCATAAAGTCATTGCTAACTTTGTTCTCTCTTGTACTCACTTCCCTTTTTACGACCGAGAGAACCTATATTTTACAAGAATGCACGCAGAACGTTCTTATGTGCTAGCGGTAAAGGCCCCTTCTGTAGAAGGAATGTATTTAAGTGTGGATGAACCAAAGCGTTCCATCCGTTCTGTGACGATTAACGGAGAATCGCATCTGCTAGTTAGTGGAGAGGGTCATAAAACTGGTCAAGGCTTACCTGAGATCGAGCATTATCTTGCGTTAGAGAACTATGCGAAGGACGTCTTTAAATCAGACATCATCTCTTATCGATGGTCCGCCCAAGACTTATACACAGTGGATAACCTCCCCTTCATCGGTGTATTAAGTCAGGTTTACCCCCACACTTTTCTTGCAACTGGCTTTAGAAAGTGGGGCATGACAAACGGAACGATGGCTGCTCATATGTTAAAAGACTATGTGCTGGGGTCTGAGACCGATGAAATGGCGTTATTTGATCCAGAACGTTGGATTATTGATCCAAGCCTTAAGACGTTTCTTAAAGAGAATGCGAATGTAGCGTATAAATTTATTAAAGGGAAGCTCAGCTTTGCGACGAAACAGCAAGAGGAAGTCAAAAAAGGTGAAGGCGCGATCGTCTCCTGCGACGGGCGCAGAGCAGGCGCGTACCGAGATGAAGTTGGAAGACTCCATGTAGTGGATACGACTTGTACACATTTGGGCTGTGAGGTAGAGTGGAATAATGGAGATAATACATGGGACTGCCCATGCCACGGCTCACGCTTTCACTATAACGGGAGCGTCATAGAAGGCCCAGCAAAGCAGCCACTAAAAAAGCTTAGATAAAAAGCCAACGCACGGAGAGGGGAAATAATAGTGAGAGAGACCATTACACAAACCATTGATGCACATAAGCATACATTTTATGAGACGAGTCAGTACATCGGAAATAATCCAGAGCTTGGAAACGAAGAATTCAAAGCGTGTGAAGCACTGACAACACTTCTACACAAACACGGATTTTCTGTGGAAACAGGAATGGTTGACGCGCCAACAGCATTTATCGCTACATATGAAAGCAACAAGCCTGGTGCAACAATCGGATTTATGTGTGAGTATGATGCACTCCCTGAAATCGGGCATGCGTGCGGACATAATTTAATTGGGACGCAAGGCGTCGCAGCAGCAATTGGACTTAAAGAGGTACTAGACGAGACAGGAGGCACGATCAAGGTTTTTGGGACGCCAGCTGAAGAAACAAAAGGAGCAAAAGTGACAATGGCAGATGCCGGCTTATTCGATGAGTTAGACGTCGCATTGATGGCACATCCCTCTGCTGAATACGTGAAGAGTGGCTCCTCGCTTGCAATGGACGCCATTCAATTCGCCTTTAGGGGCCGAACAGCACATGCAGCTGCAGCACCAGAAGAAGGCATCAACGCTTTAGATGCAGTGATCCAGACGTTTAATAGTATTAATGCACTTCGTCAGCACGTTCGCTCGGATGTCCGTATTCACGGCATTATTAAAGAGGGCGGCCAAGCAGCAAACATTGTTCCTGACTATGCTGTAGCGCAATTTTACGCACGCGCTAAAAGTCGTCAAACCGTTAATCCTGTTACAGAAAAGGTCATTGACTGCGCTCGTGCAGCAGCACTATCAACTGGCGCTAAACTAGAAGTCACAAACTACGAATATTCCTATGATGATATGAAAACAAACGAGCCTCTCTCTAACATTTTTACCGACCAGCTAGTATCACTCGGTATTCGTCCTGACGAAATACTTGATCATGAAGGTGGCACAGGCTCTTTAGACATGGGGAATGTCAGTCAGCGTTGCCCGGCTATTCACCCTTACATTCGTATTTCTCACCGTCCGATCTCTGCTCACACCGTCGAATTTCGGGATGCAGCGTTAAGCTCACAAGGCTTTGAAGGTATGATGATCGGAGCGAAGGCATTAGCGCTAACAGGTTATGAGGTGCTTACGGACACCCACAAGCTTCACCAGATCAAGTCAGAGTTCGTGCCATTCGTGCGTTCGTAAAGAATCTTTTCTCTTTTTTATGAAAATCTCATTTCTTCTTTCCTACAAAAGCTATATAATGGAAAAAATGAATGCTTTAGGAGGACTGAGACTATGGTACGACGCAGACAGGAAGCACTACGCTATGAATTTGGCACTCCACTCGACACAACCTTCTTTATCAGTAAGGTAAATGGGAAATCGTACAAATCTAAAACGGCGAAAGGCGTCGTCTTAAACATTAGTCCCGGAGGTCTTCGCCTTCAAACAGCACTCTCTTTACCCGAGGACAGTTGTGAGCTCACGTTTGATGTCACGATCCAAGAACAAACCATCCAGCCTGAAGGCGTCATTATGTGGAAAGAAAAAGCTGGTGAGGTTTTTACCTACGGCATTGATTTCACTACAGAGGACCATAAAGATACGATCATGAAAGAATTGAAGGAATATGCAAAGACACATACAAAGAAACGCTAATCATACCTCTTGTGACGTTTATCTAAAGGAATACCCGGGAAAGAAGGGTTAGAGTAACGCACTTTAGGAGGTAATGAATCATGACAAAGAAAGTATTAATGGTACTTACAAGCGAAGCAAAGATGGGCGGAGACAATAACACAGGCCTATGGCTAGAAGAGTTTGCAGCTCCTTACGTCACGTTCGTAAAAGCTGGTTTTGATGTAAAAGTGGTAAGTATTGCTGGAGGTCAGGTTCCTTTAGATCCTAACAGCTTACCTGAAGAAAGTCAGTTAGAATGGCAGGAGGCAGAATCTAAGCTTGCTAACACAGAAAAGCT
This window contains:
- a CDS encoding FAD-dependent oxidoreductase, yielding MTKLPPETNSYWRSSTDPTTFDQLSNDCQFDVAIVGGGITGITAAYLLQKAGKKCVLLEADRLFAGTTGYTTAKITAQHDAIYDELIGHFGPDSARLYYDLQMNAKSFIEDTIKSNELECGLSKESAILYARTKKGLETLQKEQAAYKRLNIPFTVSQTLPFNEPIEHALIMPDQAQFHPLRYLSFLAEEFLSAGGTIFEQTPIVEFVEETYPVVVSDKGHKVIANFVLSCTHFPFYDRENLYFTRMHAERSYVLAVKAPSVEGMYLSVDEPKRSIRSVTINGESHLLVSGEGHKTGQGLPEIEHYLALENYAKDVFKSDIISYRWSAQDLYTVDNLPFIGVLSQVYPHTFLATGFRKWGMTNGTMAAHMLKDYVLGSETDEMALFDPERWIIDPSLKTFLKENANVAYKFIKGKLSFATKQQEEVKKGEGAIVSCDGRRAGAYRDEVGRLHVVDTTCTHLGCEVEWNNGDNTWDCPCHGSRFHYNGSVIEGPAKQPLKKLR
- a CDS encoding PilZ domain-containing protein encodes the protein MVRRRQEALRYEFGTPLDTTFFISKVNGKSYKSKTAKGVVLNISPGGLRLQTALSLPEDSCELTFDVTIQEQTIQPEGVIMWKEKAGEVFTYGIDFTTEDHKDTIMKELKEYAKTHTKKR
- a CDS encoding M20 family metallopeptidase, with protein sequence MRETITQTIDAHKHTFYETSQYIGNNPELGNEEFKACEALTTLLHKHGFSVETGMVDAPTAFIATYESNKPGATIGFMCEYDALPEIGHACGHNLIGTQGVAAAIGLKEVLDETGGTIKVFGTPAEETKGAKVTMADAGLFDELDVALMAHPSAEYVKSGSSLAMDAIQFAFRGRTAHAAAAPEEGINALDAVIQTFNSINALRQHVRSDVRIHGIIKEGGQAANIVPDYAVAQFYARAKSRQTVNPVTEKVIDCARAAALSTGAKLEVTNYEYSYDDMKTNEPLSNIFTDQLVSLGIRPDEILDHEGGTGSLDMGNVSQRCPAIHPYIRISHRPISAHTVEFRDAALSSQGFEGMMIGAKALALTGYEVLTDTHKLHQIKSEFVPFVRS